ACCGAATGCGAAGCCTAAGATCAAGAGGGGTACCAGGAACCGTATAATCTTAAACAGAAAGCCAGGCTCCTCTTGTTGAGTTGCCGCGGTTGACGTCTGTGCTTTGTACGTCCTTCGTGCGGGAATGGTGGTGGCATCGACCTCACCAATATAGTACTTCTGCATCTGCTCTCTTGCATCATCACTGTGACCTACGTCTTCGAAATCATCGGTCGCATCTTTTCCTATATAATTAGGTATTGATATGTtacaacataaatatatatacagaTACGAATCCGGCTAGCTATATGAACATTAAGCTCGTAATTGTCGGACAAGAGCATTGAA
This window of the Gossypium arboreum isolate Shixiya-1 chromosome 12, ASM2569848v2, whole genome shotgun sequence genome carries:
- the LOC108477001 gene encoding cytochrome b5-like, translating into MGSGEKVFVYEDLVKHKDRNDCWLLISGKVYNVTQFLEDHPGGDEVLLAASGKDATDDFEDVGHSDDAREQMQKYYIGEVDATTIPARRTYKAQTSTAATQQEEPGFLFKIIRFLVPLLILGFAFGLQFLGKKEKTET